GCCAGATATGGCCCCACCATTGACTGGCTGCTCCATCAGGCAACTGCAGTTGTACGCAGCGGCATGCCTGGCGGTTTACTGCGAACGAAAAGGCATTGCTCACCCGTCCATCGATGAGTTGATAAAGCACCTTGAGGGCTACCCGCCAAAGGGCGATCTACTGGCGTGGGAGAGAGCCGGGGCGCTGCTGGCACTCAATGGTCGCGGAGATGATTGGCCCCAGGAGCTTGTCGCCTTGATAGCGCCTGAAGAGGTCGAGGCGTTCTCTTGCATCGTTGACAGCGCAGTTGAGGTGGGAATGGTTGACCTGTATGGCGACTCGACTGAGATGCCCCTGGCCTTCCTGGGCAAGATCACTTCCCTGCTGCATCGCAACGCTATCGAATTGCCTGATCCGCCAGGGGCGACAGCGCTTCAACCGGCCACCGCACAAGTGCCACTCTTGCCTTCGCAGGCATGAAAAAAGCCCTGTGCCAGGGGCACAGGGCTTATTCAATTCGCGTAAAGCCTATTTCGCGGCCTTGGCCGCTTTCGCCGGTTTGGCTGGCGCCTCGGCTTCAACAGGTTGCGGCTCTGCCACAGCCTCCACTACGGGAGCGGGGGCACTGAGCAACTCGGACAACGCGTCCGGCTGGCTCTTGAACGCCTTGGCGAACACATCGCGGTTCTTCGCCATGTAGATCCCGGCTTCTTCCACCTGCTGTTCGCTCAGCGACGGCACGGCTTTGTGCAACACTTCAGCGAGCAATTCAGCCAGTTCGAGCATTTTGTCATGACGGTCAGCTTCGGCTTTATCCATGAACAAGCGCTCCAGATCTCGGCTGCTGCGGTATACCACTTCGACGGCCATTCACCACCTCACATGCCTTCACGATAATGGGTCTGTATAAACACTGTATCTATATACAGGTCGAGAGAATAGGCGAAACCTTTTCCCTTGGATAGTGGCTTTTTAATGTAGACGCAATTTTTTTCCCGGGCCGATTGTTACCAGGCCGTGCCTCGTTGCCGGCGGCCACCATCTCATTGAAGGCTCCTGGCCTTTTTTCTGCATGCAGAACAACCGTCACGTCCAATCCGCATCATCCGGTCGAAACGACCTAAGGAAAAACCATCGTGAAAATCAATTGGGCCGAGAACCTGCGGCAGAACGTCCACCAGCTGGCCGAATCCCTGGGCAACTTGTTCGTCGAGTCGTTCCACTACCTGGCGCTGTTCGCCATCGGTGCGGTGACCGCCTGGGCGGCGGTGATGGAATTTTTGCAGATGATCGAGGTGGGCCACATCAAGATCGATGACATCCTGCTGCTGTTCATCTACCTGGAGTTGGGGGCGATGGTCGGCATCTACTTCAAGACCAACCATATGCCGGTGCGTTTCCTGATCTACGTGGCGATCACCGCGCTGACCCGGTTGCTGATCTCCAACGTCTCGCACCACAACCCGCCGGACCTGGGCATCATCTACCTGTGCGGCGGCATCCTGTTGCTGGCCTTCGCCATCCTGGTGGTGCGCTACGCCTCGTCGCAGTTCCCTTCGGTGAAGATCGAGCATCCGCAGCGCAAGATCGGCGCGGGCTCCGGCGAACACCCGGAAGTGGAGAAGGGCGAGCTCTAGAACCTCAGGGCCGGCGGCGCGAGCTTCCGGCCGGTGGGCGGCGGCAGGCCCAGGCTGTCGCCGTTGGTCATGGCTTCGAGAATGGCCACGGCACTGTGGCCCTGCTCGATGGCGATACCAAACTGAATGCTTTGCACCAGGCGCTTGATGCGCTGCGGGTCATTGCGCTGGGCCGCGCTGATCATGCGCTTGGCCACCACCCGGCCACCTTCGGACAAGGTCAGCATGATGCTGCCGTCCAGGCCCTGGATGCTCAGGTTGACCTGGTATTGCGGGGTGAAGGTGTCGGTAATCAGTTGAAAAGGGTTGTCCATGATGCGTCACCGCCTGATTGGATCGTGCAGTCATTGACCGGCAAGGCGCGGAATTAGTTCGCGATTCCGGACCACTGGCCAGTCGTTCGCCGAGGGGGGCCAACGTCCGTATTCCTCCCCCGGGACAAAGCAAGGGACATGCCGGGAAACGCGCCGGGCAATGAATACGGGGACAAAAAAGCGGACCACGAGGTCCGCTTTTTTTATCCAGGCCCGATTCAGGGCACGACTGAATAAATGATCGCAGACAGTGCGACCAGCCCGATCAGCACCACGAACAGGTTCGACAACTGGCCCGAATACTGGCGCAGTGAAGGCACCCGCCGGATCGCATACATCGGCATCAGGAACAGCAGGCAGGCGATTACCGGTCCGCCCATGGTCTCGATGATGTGCAGGATGCTCGGGTTGAAGGTGGCCACGGCCCAGCACGTGAGGATCATGAACAGCGCGGTGATCTTCTCCAGGCTGCTGGAGGACAGCGAGCGCCCCCGCAGGTTTTTCACGATCAGGCCCTGGAAGCCTTCGCTGGCGCCGATGTAGTGGCCCAGGAACGACTTGGTAATGGCCACCAGGGCGATCAGCGGGGCGGCATAGGCAATCACCGGGGTCTGAAAGTGGTTGGCCAGGTAGGACAGGATCGAGATGTTCTGTTCCTTGGCCGCTACCAGGTCCGCCGGCGACAGGGCCAGCACGCAACTGAAGCAGAAGAACATCACGGTCAGCACCATCATGCCGTGGGCCGTGGCCAGGATACCGCTGCTCTTGGCTTCGGCCTGCGGGCCGTAATGGCGCTTCTGATCCAGGGCGAAGGCCGAGATGATCGGCGAATGGTTGAAGGAAAACACCATCACCGGGATCGCCAGCCACAGGGTCTTGAAGAACAGCGGCAGGGGCATGCCTTCGCCGGCCGAGGCGAAGAACGCGCCGTTCCAGTTGGGGATCAGGCTCAGGGCCAGTAGCAGCAACGCGGCGACGAACGGGTAGACCAGCAGGCTCATGGCCCGCACGATCACGCCCTGGCCGCAGCGCACGATGGCCATCAGGCCGAGGATCAGCAGCAGCGATAGCAGCGCCCGCGGCGGTGGAGTCATGTGCAGCTGGTGTTCCATGAAACTGCTCAGGGTGTTGGTCAGCGCCACGCTGTACACCAGCAGGATCGGGAAGATGGCAAAGAAGTAGAGCAGGGTGATCAGCTTGCCGGCGCCGACCCCGAAATGCTCCTCGACCACTTCGGTGATGTCTCCGGAGCGCCCGGAAAGAACGAAGCGGGTCAGGCCGCGGTGGGCGAAGAAGGTCATGGGGAAGGCCAGCAGCGCCAGCACGATCAGCGGCCAGAAGCCGCCGACCCCGGCGTTGATCGGCAGGAACAGGGTGCCGGCGCCGATGGCGGTGCCATACAGGCCGAGCATCCAGGTGGTGTCGTGCTTGCTCCAGCCTTGCCGGGCTGTTGCGGTGTCGCGGGGTATGGCTACAGCAGGGTTTTGGGCAGCAGGTGTGGGTACATCGGTCATCGGTATCGCCTCGTTATTATTTTTGCTCGGGCTCACGTGTTACGGACGGTCAGGGAAGGCTCCTCAGCATTCCACCCAGCTCACTGCCAGGCCGCCCCGTGAAGTCTCTTTGTATTTGTCATGCATGTCGGCGCCGGTATCGCGCATGGTGCGGATCACCCGGTCCAGGGAAATGAAATGCTTGCCGTCACCGCGCAGGGCCATCTGGGTGGCGTTGATCGCTTTCACCGCGGCAATCGCGTTGCGCTCGATGCAGGGCACCTGCACCAGGCCGCCCACCGGGTCGCAAGTCAGGCCGAGGTTGTGTTCCAGGCCGATCTCGGCGGCGTTTTCCAGTTGCTCGGGCGTGGCACCGAGGACTTCCGCCAAACCCGCAGCGGCCATGGCGCAGGCCGAGCCCACTTCGCCCTGGCAGCCGACTTCGGCGCCGGAGATGGAGGCGTTCTTCTTGCACAGGATGCCCACGGCGGCGGCACCGAGGAAAAAGTTGAGGATGTCGTCGTCACAGGCCTGCGGGTTGAACTTCATGTAGTAGTGCAGCACCGCCGGGATGATCCCCGCCGCGCCGTTGGTGGGCGCGGTGACCATGCGCCCGCCGGCGGCGTTTTCCTCGTTCACGGCCAGGGCATAGAGGTTGACCCACTCCATGGCCGAGAGGGTCGAGGTGATGACATTCGGCTTGCCGATTTCCAGCAGGCTGCGGTGCAGCTTGGCGGCGCGGCGGGGTACGTCGAGGCCGCCGGGCAGGATGCCTTCGTGGCGCAGGCCCTGTT
The DNA window shown above is from Pseudomonas protegens CHA0 and carries:
- a CDS encoding serine/threonine transporter, with the protein product MTDVPTPAAQNPAVAIPRDTATARQGWSKHDTTWMLGLYGTAIGAGTLFLPINAGVGGFWPLIVLALLAFPMTFFAHRGLTRFVLSGRSGDITEVVEEHFGVGAGKLITLLYFFAIFPILLVYSVALTNTLSSFMEHQLHMTPPPRALLSLLLILGLMAIVRCGQGVIVRAMSLLVYPFVAALLLLALSLIPNWNGAFFASAGEGMPLPLFFKTLWLAIPVMVFSFNHSPIISAFALDQKRHYGPQAEAKSSGILATAHGMMVLTVMFFCFSCVLALSPADLVAAKEQNISILSYLANHFQTPVIAYAAPLIALVAITKSFLGHYIGASEGFQGLIVKNLRGRSLSSSSLEKITALFMILTCWAVATFNPSILHIIETMGGPVIACLLFLMPMYAIRRVPSLRQYSGQLSNLFVVLIGLVALSAIIYSVVP
- a CDS encoding DUF3509 domain-containing protein, whose protein sequence is MDNPFQLITDTFTPQYQVNLSIQGLDGSIMLTLSEGGRVVAKRMISAAQRNDPQRIKRLVQSIQFGIAIEQGHSAVAILEAMTNGDSLGLPPPTGRKLAPPALRF
- a CDS encoding phosphate-starvation-inducible protein PsiE, whose amino-acid sequence is MKINWAENLRQNVHQLAESLGNLFVESFHYLALFAIGAVTAWAAVMEFLQMIEVGHIKIDDILLLFIYLELGAMVGIYFKTNHMPVRFLIYVAITALTRLLISNVSHHNPPDLGIIYLCGGILLLAFAILVVRYASSQFPSVKIEHPQRKIGAGSGEHPEVEKGEL
- a CDS encoding L-serine ammonia-lyase, with amino-acid sequence MAISVFDLFKVGIGPSSSHTVGPMRAAATFAQALFEQGLQDQVQRVQIRLYGSLSATGVGHATDRASVMGLMGEWPDSIDPTSINPRIQQLRDSGQLLLGGHSLIAFDWQQDLLLLDESLPYHPNAMSLTAFGEQGKLLEQTYYSVGGGFIIEAAQVEAGAETTTGVQLPYDFNSAAELLALCKTHKLRVGELMLANERAWRSDAEIRSGLLHIWSVMRECVEQGLRHEGILPGGLDVPRRAAKLHRSLLEIGKPNVITSTLSAMEWVNLYALAVNEENAAGGRMVTAPTNGAAGIIPAVLHYYMKFNPQACDDDILNFFLGAAAVGILCKKNASISGAEVGCQGEVGSACAMAAAGLAEVLGATPEQLENAAEIGLEHNLGLTCDPVGGLVQVPCIERNAIAAVKAINATQMALRGDGKHFISLDRVIRTMRDTGADMHDKYKETSRGGLAVSWVEC